A genomic segment from Branchiostoma floridae strain S238N-H82 chromosome 7, Bfl_VNyyK, whole genome shotgun sequence encodes:
- the LOC118420166 gene encoding caldesmon-like: MKTRRPARRRTRDLDFRLKESSERENSTPGRRWRSTVEGREVDVALRQWAAKQEAVEAKEPKDAPKPKEEDKETKPSPKKWRTAMQEWEAANPEQPVSPRKTSSFSKVESSERSKRRSSELMQSSIPEEPESDTSPGKGKTSAKRNTSTSSTKLDTKEPEREIASKRNVRASPLNVSDRSATSRRWRSSVDSREVDKAVKSFDKSNRDAIKPKNSSLIRTSTLQDRPSSSTVEPMWRRSYKSTDVEKAIKAEPLSKSYRDKANSKTDDIDARMKKRREERRWRSSLDSKEINSAVKKFDFDSRRKQFDGSRGSSQSSSLDSSPHDSRGSTPEPVRRSDRRGGVSSRMETPKNIPESPRRTKAFPGGAVRVRTPDTEKKELPGKSQDKSSTSKKPGIEITADGLKGKIKDEIRDKDKDEDNVKTRDRLGRRWRSSLDKRELDVALKGHESKGRESAIQKPVEKKGAEDEKKVEVKESRYAKRWREKVYGEKDESGAEEKGKEPAVSTMHVKEDRAPVQKRWRSAVDRTEVDLAIKQHETKMSKDSESAGVSHEVAKLTEKSDRGVHDRRRRSARGSVDVTDIKAAISKTKEDDKGVAEKSGKGLTASGKDKDSEGEEEESSRPLFGSVRGRMKRYEKSQTQEDDGSQTSVTGNGIRVANRFGRRSRTDVDPKDVDTVLRAGMKSIKEEKETSEDDKPVRREIPKPKPAMLRRWTSLIDETAAKKAVEEPGSVGKRLQNFMERKISKDDYDVPPASSSHNRRWTTSDFDTSAVEPAARQNDRTKERLKERLARISENVKSVEYTDEPKHGVALEANHAPLVAKYSSDSGRSSRPRSEDISDKVSPEKSAPGDDYNGDSDLDNDDEGFETESTVSSNIDSVADKVGSVDGEGSGSPADRRESTGVFRAIDSRRDSLGLDEPSAHTCHSPQSSVDSSFDQSDITDTESITSGGRDSRPSSQTFSEADGKHQDAVRPLHKVSPGGAKTQSSAETRNGLPIPRKLSLPKFEKAPPPKRIPGTFAGKVGHLLSKFNQGSPDGSTTPAAKSGSSTVPRRNTIASFTVPKTGTDSSKLSSPERENIAPDPQKAAARDTIVQAIESAIETQRSPSAKEIKSEN; this comes from the coding sequence ATGAAAACGCGCAGGCCGGCACGAAGGCGGACACGAGACCTTGATTTCCGGTTGAAAGAAAGTAGTGAGCGGGAAAACAGCACGCCAGGCCGCCGGTGGAGAAGCACAGTAGAGGGCAGAGAAGTGGACGTTGCTCTCAGGCAGTGGGCTGCAAAACAAGAAGCCGTGGAAGCAAAAGAACCTAAGGATGCACCGAAACCAAAAGAGGaggacaaagaaacaaaaccttCTCCAAAGAAATGGAGAACTGCGATGCAGGAATGGGAAGCAGCGAATCCCGAGCAGCCTGTTTCACCTCGGAAAACATCGAGCTTCTCAAAGGTGGAGAGCTCTGAGAGAAGTAAGAGGAGATCCTCAGAGCTTATGCAGTCTTCTATACCAGAAGAGCCTGAGAGCGACACGTCTCCGGGAAAGGGAAAAACCTCGGCTAAGAGAAATACTTCGACTTCGTCTACGAAACTTGACACCAAAGAACCTGAAAGAGAAATTGCTTCCAAACGAAACGTGAGGGCGAGCCCTCTGAACGTTAGTGATCGGTCAGCTACCAGCAGGCGATGGCGCAGCAGTGTAGACAGCAGAGAAGTGGACAAGGCGGTGAAATCATTTGATAAGTCAAACAGAGACGCAATCAAACCTAAGAATTCTAGTTTGATACGTACATCGACGCTTCAGGACAGACCCAGCAGTTCGACTGTAGAACCGATGTGGAGGAGATCTTATAAATCTACAGACGTAGAAAAAGCAATCAAGGCAGAGCCGCTATCGAAGTCATATAGAGACAAAGCAAACAGTAAGACAGATGACATTGATGCGCGGatgaagaaaagaagagaagaacGACGATGGCGAAGTTCGCTAGATTCGAAGGAAATCAACTCAGCGGTAAAGaaatttgactttgacagtcGCCGAAAGCAGTTCGACGGGTCTCGCGGTAGCTCACAGAGTTCGTCTTTGGACTCGAGTCCGCACGATAGCCGGGGGAGTACCCCGGAACCTGTGAGACGGTCGGACAGGCGAGGGGGAGTCTCAAGTAGAATGGAGACTCCCAAAAACATTCCTGAGTCCCCCCGGAGGACGAAAGCGTTCCCCGGGGGTGCCGTGAGGGTTCGGACTCCCGACACAGAGAAAAAAGAACTTCCTGGTAAGTCTCAGGACAAAAGTTCCACGAGCAAAAAACCAGGAATCGAGATTACTGCAGATGGGTTGAAAGGAAAAATTAAGGATGAAATACGAGACAAGGACAAAGATGAGGATAACGTCAAAACTCGTGATCGTTTAGGAAGACGATGGAGAAGTAGTTTGGACAAGAGAGAGTTGGATGTTGCCTTGAAAGGCCACGAGTCGAAGGGTAGGGAAAGTGCAATACAAAAACCAGTGGAGAAGAAAGGAGCTGAAGACGAGAAGAAGGTTGAAGTGAAAGAATCGAGGTACGCGAAAAGATGGCGAGAGAAGGTTTACGGTGAGAAGGACGAGAGTGGTGCTGAGGAGAAGGGGAAGGAACCGGCGGTGTCCACCATGCACGTGAAGGAGGACAGGGCGCCTGTGCAGAAGAGATGGCGCAGCGCGGTGGACAGGACAGAGGTAGATCTCGCGATCAAGCAGCACGAGACGAAGATGTCGAAAGATTCGGAGAGCGCAGGGGTGAGTCACGAGGTGGCCAAGCTGACGGAGAAGAGTGATCGCGGTGTGCACGACCGCAGGCGCCGCAGTGCCAGGGGATCAGTAGACGTCACGGACATTAAAGCAGCCATAAGTAAGACAAAGGAGGACGACAAGGGCGTGGCTGAAAAATCGGGTAAGGGTCTCACAGCGAGCGGGAAGGATAAAGACTCGGAGggtgaagaagaagaatcttCCCGCCCGCTTTTCGGAAGTGTTCGCGGGAGAATGAAACGGTACGAGAAGAGTCAAACTCAGGAGGACGACGGTAGCCAGACGAGCGTTACCGGAAACGGAATCAGGGTGGCGAACAGGTTCGGAAGGCGGTCGCGAACCGACGTAGACCCGAAGGACGTTGACACTGTGTTGCGGGCAGGGATGAAAAGTATTAAGGAGGAGAAGGAGACTTCAGAAGACGATAAACCTGTGCGTCGGGAGATACCGAAACCCAAACCGGCCATGCTTCGGCGATGGACGAGTCTCATTGACGAGACCGCCGCGAAGAAGGCTGTCGAAGAACCGGGTTCGGTCGGTAAGAGACTGCAAAACTTCATGGAGAGAAAAATCAGCAAAGACGATTACGACGTCCCACCGGCGAGCAGTTCTCACAACAGACGTTGGACTACAAGTGACTTTGACACTTCGGCGGTCGAGCCAGCTGCCAGGCAGAATGACCGAACAAAAGAGAGACTGAAAGAAAGACTCGCACGCATAAGCGAGAACGTTAAATCGGTGGAGTATACTGATGAACCTAAACACGGAGTAGCACTGGAAGCCAACCACGCTCCTTTGGTGGCGAAGTACTCCTCCGATAGCGGCAGGTCGTCCAGACCCAGGTCGGAGGACATCAGTGACAAAGTTTCTCCGGAGAAATCCGCTCCGGGTGACGATTACAACGGAGACAGCGACTTGGATAACGACGATGAAGGGTTCGAGACGGAGTCCACCGTGAGCTCGAACATCGACAGCGTGGCAGACAAGGTGGGCAGTGTGGACGGAGAAGGCAGCGGGAGCCCAGCGGATCGGAGAGAAAGTACAGGAGTATTCCGCGCCATTGATAGCCGGAGAGACAGCCTGGGGTTGGACGAGCCGTCGGCGCACACGTGTCACAGCCCGCAGTCCAGCGTCGACTCGTCGTTTGACCAGTCGGACATCACCGATACGGAGTCCATCACGTCGGGCGGCCGGGACTCCAGGCCGAGCAGCCAGACGTTCTCCGAGGCTGACGGCAAACATCAGGACGCTGTCAGGCCGCTACACAAAGTCTCACCGGGGGGAGCGAAAACACAGAGCAGTGCCGAAACCAGAAACGGCCTGCCGATCCCCCGTAAACTGAGCCTACCGAAGTTCGAAAAGGCGCCGCCGCCGAAGCGCATCCCGGGTACGTTTGCCGGGAAGGTCGGACACTTGTTGAGCAAATTCAATCAAGGAAGTCCCGATGGCTCCACGACGCCAGCAGCGAAGTCGGGCAGCTCTACCGTGCCCAGGAGGAACACTATAGCTTCCTTCACTGTCCCAAAAACTGGCACCGACTCGAGTAAGCTATCCAGCCCGGAGCGAGAGAACATTGCTCCCGATCCCCAGAAAGCCGCGGCCCGGGACACTATCGTGCAGGCCATAGAGTCGGCTATCGAGACACAGCGCTCACCCTCGGCAAAAGAGATCAAATCTGAAAACTAG